CAAACTTAGCCCATTTATTTTTTTCTTCACACAGTTTTATACATCACTAAAAGATAAACTAAAACTAAAAGTCCACCACCAAATCGGAAAAAATAAGTTATCCCACCAAAACAAAAATAAAATTGCGAAAATTGGATTTGCCTTCAAAACTAAATAATTATGCTTTTTCCGTTAAAGCCACACAAAAATTCATGCAAAAACCACGTAGAACGAGTTTTTCTACTAAAACCGCAAAACTAAGTTTTTCTATCAAAATCGCAATAAAAAAGAAATATTTTTCCACTAAAATTGCATAATCGGGTTTTCCTACCAAAATAGTAGAACAGAAAAAACGCAAAAAATGAGTTTTCACGTCAAAGCAAGTTTTCTCGCTAAAACCACAAAAACGAATCTTCAACGAGTTTTCCATCAAAATAACAAAACAGAGTTTCCCGCTAAAACCGCAAAAATGAGTTTTTCCACCGCAAAAATATGTTTTCTCGCCAAAACCGGAAAGTAAGATAATACAAACGAATTTTTTCACAAAAACTACGAAGGGGGGGGGGGGGCATGAGCAGCTTCAGTTTCTCTACAATATTTTTATTTCAGATGCTTTCAATAAATCGGAATGGCTCATTACATTCCCAAGAACAGACGAAGCTGTAAACAGGCACTTTACCACAGTTCAAGTACCTAGAGTCTAAGGACATTTATAGTTGGTTTTTATGATGCTATACAGAAAATTTAAACTGGACCGATTAGATGACATCCTTTTCGTAAGACCCTGTTTTCAAACCTGAGAGACGTTTTTGTATCATCAAATTTAGAAAATATAATCATGACAAAAAAAAAAGACTTTTGTATTATAATTCATGTCAAATATGCTTGTAAATCGTAAAACGTTATTGATTGGCTTGACATATTTGGTGTTTTGATTTTTATGTTGAAAAGTAGAGAGGCAACATTGCAACAACGCCAAAAAAAAAAAGCACAAAAGCTTTAACAATTTATTTAAACACCAATCATATGGCTAACTCAACTGATTATTAATCATCTTGAAATAGTAACCACTTAATTTTATGAGTCTTGGCTTATTTTAATTTGACGATCCGTTGATAACAGCAAGCTTTAACGGTGCTTGCTCCTGGTTTCGCTGCTGTACATCCTGTACATGCAACAACATACAACCACAAGGTCCACAACTATGTTATTTTTCTAAGCATTCAAACCGAAACCAACGTATGCTGGAATATCTCCCAAAAATTGTAATTCTAATTCTTTGCTCGTACAAGGAAATCAAGATCGTTAACAAATTGAATTTAAATTATGAAATGTTACTATATTTACTTACCAGTCGTAAACTGTGGGAGAATTAGGATGAGAAGGTTTATCAAAGACATTAGCACCAATCTCCCTTGTGGTCACATTACTTGCCGGATGAAACACACTTCTCCACACGTCCACTTTCCGCCCAGAGCTCGGTGTGACTGGAGTACCCGGACTCGCCGGTAAAGACACCGATCCGCCCGCCATTGTTCCTTCTAAGAACACATATAAATAATAAAAAATATATATATATATATATATATATATATATATATGTATATGTATATGAGAATTATAAAACATCATAATATCATACTCAAATCTCAAATGTTTCAATTTACCTTTGGTATTGTTCAGGCCAGTTAAACCGGTGGAGATTCGCCTGAGATGGCCACGGCCACGGGCTTCAGGTTGAGGACCAGCCACGACGTCGTCCCAGAGGTTTTCAAGGACGCCCATTTTTATTTTGCTTAGAGAGATCATATGTTCATGTCCCTCCTTTAAATACTTAACACGATCCGGGTTTGGTGTTATTTGAATTGGTCAGGTCAAAGAGATTGAGCTCATCCCTTTGGTTTATTGAAATGTATAACTATGAGAAGTGAACCACCATATCAATATTTTATTGATATTTTTCCTCCAAGATTTGCACCAAAATAACCGGTGTTACACTGACACAAACGGAAACCAAATCAGTTATCCACCAGTTTAACTAACCAGTCTTAACAACTTTGGACACGTGACAATCAATTCAAATAGCAAATTCGCGAGCTGGTCTCTTGCGAAAATTTGTCCGTTTCCTTTGGATATAAGTGAGACTGAAGCTTTCAAGAATGTCAAAAAAGATTTTGTTTCCACTTTTTTATATATATTCTTTGCATATACAACAATTAAAGATTGCCTTTATTTTTATCAGAACAAAATATTTTCTTATTTTATTGCATACATATTCCTTGTTCCTTAAAGTAAAATCAGGAAGAAGCATTGCTCCATCTTGAGAGAGAGAAAAGAAACATGAAATGCTAGAGGATGATTGTTTGCAGTTTTTGGATTGGTTCTTGGTTTTTGTTTTAATAAAAGGAAAAGTTCAACAATTTAGAGGTATATATTTTCCCTTAAATCTACAAGCCAAGACCAACAGAACCAACCACACTTGAAGTTTCTTTACTTGGGTGTAAAGTAAACATGTAACAACAGTCAAATATTATTCTCTCTTATTCATGACTCCTTAACCTATGAAGTAAGATTTAGACCCAGTCTTTGACGATCACATGATTTTCTTTACAGATCAATCTCAAACCTAGAACAGCGCTGTAAAAGACTCTAAAAACATACTGTCAAAGTTCTGAAACAGAAAACTTTAAACACAAAGAGGAACACTTTTAGATCATCATATATATTGATGATCTTAGAACCCCTTTAGATCATTATCATCGTCTTTCCAATTTTCCTTAGCTTTTTTCGACAAATCTTCCACGCCCTTGTCAACATCATGCCGTGCCCTATCCGCCTCCTCACCGGACCCAACCACTGCCTCTGTGACCTTCTGAGCTGTGCTCTTAGCCGTCTCCCACGCATCTTTCACGGTTTCCATAGTCTTTTCCCCAACATCTTGGGCCTTTTCCTTAAACCCCTGAGCCAAATCCACTGCTTTCTCCTTTGAATCCTCTGCATATTCCTTGGCTCTATTTTTAGTCTCTTCCGCTCTATCTTTCGTTTTCTCTTTCACATCATAAGCTTTGTCCTTAACCTTCTCTTTCGTCTCGTAGGCTTTATCAGCTGCTCTGCTCGCTCCTTCGTTCACTCTATCCTTGGTCTCTTCAGCAGAATCTTTCGTCTTCTCTTTCACATCATAAGCTTTGTCCTTGGCCTTCTCTTTCGTCTCGTAAGCTTTATCAGCTGCTCTACTCGCTCCTTCATTCACTTTATCCTTACTCTCTTCCGCATAACCTTTCGTCTTCTCTTTCACATCATAAGCTTTGTCCTTAGTCTTCTCTTTCATATCATAAGCTTTGTCCTTAGCTTGCTCTTTGCAAGCCTCTAAGTCTTCGCCAGATTTATCTCTCCATTTCCGTGAATCATTAGCCAAATCAGCCCTTGAGTCTCTTGCTTTCTCTACTGGATAGTTTCTTCCCTGTAAAACCAGAACAATCATTCTTGAAAGTTTCAAGTTTCACCTTGTGTTAATAACGATAACTCAAAGATACGTCTGATAAACGAAGGGGGAATAAAATCATAACTACTGATTAACCGTTAAAGTATCTACAACTTGATTTCTTGTAAGTAAAGCCTTATTCAAAAAATAAAACCTTCATTCTTGTAACACAAGTTAACCTAATTGTTTTTGGAAACCTAATTGTTTGTGTAAATGGGAAACAGGAATCATTAACGGTGACAAGATATAAACAATTTCCCGTACATGATAACCTAATTGTTTGTGTAAACCTAATTGTTTGTGTAAATGGGAAATGGGAATCATCATCGGTGACTAGTTAATGATTCCCATTTTCTATACGATTTTTTTCACAGAAATTTTTTTATATCTTAAGTTGTGTGAATCATTAACTAGTCACCAACTTAAGATATAAAAAATTTCTGTGAAAAAAATCGTATAGAAAATGGGAATCATTAACTAGTCACCGATGATGCACCGATTTGTTTTATATGTGTATATGTAATAATTACCTTAGAATGGTTATTGACCGATGAAGCAAAAATGACACGAGAATTTTTCCGACCAATCACCACCGCAGGAGTTCTGGGAGGAGCTCGGCTCTTAGGGAAAGCTCTAAAGAGACCGCAAGAAGCTGTGCTCGACAGTTGCATAGCCGCCATATTCATCAATCAGAGAAACAATTTCTTCTCAACAACAATTTCTTCTCAATTTAGCATTTGAATATATTTTTGTTTTGTCTGAAACTTTCGAAGTGTCGTCGTTCTCATCTTTCGCATATGTCTATAAGTTTATAGGGCCAGTAAACACAGCTGGCGGCACGTAGTTGACATATGTCACTAAAATAACACGTGTCAACTTGTTTTGCGTTTTCTCTTGAGCTCTTCTATGCTTTGACCGACCTTTTCTCTCCTTTTCATTTTCTTTTCTCTTTTTTACCAGTAACGAAGGTTGTTCCCTAGCAGTACGGTTAATCGATACCTGACATAGATCCACGCATCCGCACGGATATTTGTTTTTATATTTTCTGGAAACCAAAATTCGCATTGTCGATTTCCGTTTAAATTAGGAAATTAAGAAAACTCTAATTTCCGAGAGGTCCCGGAGATCTGTTAATACCACACGCCAAACAATCAGAACACGAGATAACAACGAAAAAATATAAGAAATCGTAAAAAAATAACAAAGAGAAGTCTTATTCCGGTCGCTACGTAGCTACCGAGCTTGGTTCGAGCTCGGTAGCTACGTAGCGACCGGACAGCGTGCATGTGCGGTAGTTGCGTAATGACCGAGCTTGGTTCGTCCGTATTCTGATCGTCATACTCAGACCTATCAGTAGCTGGTCTGGGTATATTTCCGATGGCTTATGTTTGATCTAAAAAGAATTCGAACGAAGCTTTATCTCGGGAACATACGTTGTGACGTTTTCTTGTCCGAGCAAGATTTGTTGCGGAAAGACATACTTGTATTCTGCGGAGATTTGGACGTTAACTTCGTCGTAACCGTTTTCAACCCCAACACATTTTTATTCATTGACATTTGTTTTTCATAATTAGCGTCATATATTTTAGATGTGTCATAATATAACTAATTGTATTCATAAGACCTAGATCGAATCAGATAATATGATTATTTTTGGTACAAATATCCAAACTATTTTCAAATACATTTGTTATTTAGATATTTTTAGGTTCATATACATCAGAACCGAACTCGTCCAAATCCAGAAGGACCCAACTCAAAACTCACACATAAATTTACAATATTTTAAAACAAAAAACACGATACCCGAAATAAACAACATGTACCTCAATAGATAGCCAATCTTCATGCCTAATTGATTTTATAAACTAATAAAAAGATTTTTTTTGTTTGTGTTTAGCTGAATTAAATGAAATAGAAAGAGTTTTTTATTTAATAAAATAATTATATGGAGTGAAAATTAAGTGACAATAAATGTAATACATTTTTATTATTTTGATTTAAGTTTTATTTTATTCACAAAAACATTTTTTTTGAATTATATTTTTGGCTATGTAATTTTTCACTGATTAAAACTTAAATAAAAAAATTTAGTAAAACAAACTAAACCGAACATTTAACCATATGTGAACCCGAGTTATTTTAGATTTTTTATTATATAATTGGCACAAAGTTAATGTTGATTAACTAAAAAATTAAAATATGTATTACTATTATTATGGTAATATAATTATGATGTGATGTATTTTTAAAGTAACATAAATAATGAAATTGTTAAACTGAGTAAAATATGGAAAGATAATTAATTTTATTATATTAATGAAATTAATAAAAAGAGACATTGTACTTTTTTTTTTACTGCTATCAATGTTTTCAAAAAAAAATTCATTTATATTGCTATCCATGTTTCCAAATAGTACCAAAAGGTACTTCAGTTTTAATAATATAAATGATGTCCCACTGTATTACACATTTATTCTTTGGTCTGGACACAGAGATCCAAAAGTTCAAATATTCGTGATTTTTTTAGTTATTCGCAAATTATCCACTCTACTTCGTAGAAAAATGAAAATTAATAATTATCACATATTTTATAAATCATACAAACATATCATCAAAATATTACAACATATCAGCAGGTTAACATCTGCTCATCTTTTTCAAATAGTTTATGTACATCCAAAAAATCACTAAAAGCTAATCATCAACTAATCTTTTCTATGTAGCTTTTCAAAATCAAAAATTTTCGCAAAAACCTAAATATCCACTTATCTCTTTCTTTGGAACCTGCATACACAAAACATATTCAAATTGAAAAGTAGAGCATAACATATATATAAATGAACCATAACTTGGTAAAATTAGTATTCAAACCTGTTGTTAGAATCAGTCATCGACAACCATGTGACAAGATGTTATATTTTCCAGCTCCAGCTCTAAACAACGAGGATTATATAAAAATTAGAATAAAATAACAATAAACTATAAGAATATGGATTGAGAAACTAGATATTAAAACAGAACATACCAGCTTCTAGTTCTAATATATCATCCATGCTTTCCTCCACAAGAAGAGCTTGATTCTCACGTCGAATCCAGTCCTGTGTGCACATGAGAGCTTCAGCCATATTCGGACTCAGTGAATTATGAAAAGAATCAAGTACGCAACTTCCAGCACTAAAAGCAGATTCAGACGCAACTGTTTACATCGGGACCGCTAGAACATCTTTTGCCGTTAAAAAGAGTACTTTGTACTTTGATCTTGTAGTCTTCCACCAATATAAAATATCAAAACCATCATCCTCATCATTTTCACAATCATCAACCAAATATCTTTCCAATTCTGATTCAGATGGTGCATGCCCTTTACTTTCTTTATGTTTTTTGTACATTGAAGTCATCCAAGAGCCAATCTTCCCAATCGTTTGAACATTAACTTCATAAAAATTGTCATCTCTTTTACTAGAAGACACCACATTTTCAGGAATGATAGTCTTGTAGTGCTTAAACATCTTCTCTAATGCATCATCGATCTTTGACAATAGATAAACAGCTTCTTCTTTTGAATAGATTTCATCAATCAACCATTTAACCCACTTCCTCTTGTATCAAGGATCAAGTATAGTTGCAACAAAGATGATCATGTTCATGTTATCAATGTTACCCCAATACTTTTCATGTTTTTCTCTCTTACGGAATTAGTTCCATCCATGCCCCTCTTCATT
This genomic interval from Brassica oleracea var. oleracea cultivar TO1000 chromosome C2, BOL, whole genome shotgun sequence contains the following:
- the LOC106326101 gene encoding auxin-repressed 12.5 kDa protein, which produces MISLSKIKMGVLENLWDDVVAGPQPEARGRGHLRRISTGLTGLNNTKEGTMAGGSVSLPASPGTPVTPSSGRKVDVWRSVFHPASNVTTREIGANVFDKPSHPNSPTVYDWMYSSETRSKHR
- the LOC106325786 gene encoding late embryogenesis abundant protein 1 — translated: MNMAAMQLSSTASCGLFRAFPKSRAPPRTPAVVIGRKNSRVIFASSVNNHSKGRNYPVEKARDSRADLANDSRKWRDKSGEDLEACKEQAKDKAYDMKEKTKDKAYDVKEKTKGYAEESKDKVNEGASRAADKAYETKEKAKDKAYDVKEKTKDSAEETKDRVNEGASRAADKAYETKEKVKDKAYDVKEKTKDRAEETKNRAKEYAEDSKEKAVDLAQGFKEKAQDVGEKTMETVKDAWETAKSTAQKVTEAVVGSGEEADRARHDVDKGVEDLSKKAKENWKDDDNDLKGF